One window of the Lactococcus lactis genome contains the following:
- the ntdP gene encoding nucleoside tri-diphosphate phosphatase, giving the protein MKIPKEGDFITIQSYKHDGNLHRTWRDTMVLKTNENSIIGVNDHTLVTESDDRRWVTREPAIVYFHKKFWFNIIAMIREEGVSYYCNLASPFVLDNEALKYIDYDLDVKVFKDGEKKLLDVEEYERHRRKMHYPKEIDHILKENVKILVDWINNEKGPFSKEYVEIWYNRYHQLKKKLLTFCQ; this is encoded by the coding sequence TTGAAAATTCCGAAAGAAGGCGACTTCATCACGATTCAAAGCTATAAACATGATGGGAATCTTCATCGCACTTGGCGCGATACGATGGTTCTAAAAACAAATGAAAATTCAATTATTGGAGTAAACGATCACACATTAGTGACAGAATCTGACGACCGTCGTTGGGTGACACGCGAACCTGCTATTGTTTACTTCCACAAAAAGTTTTGGTTTAACATCATTGCTATGATTCGTGAGGAAGGCGTTAGCTACTACTGCAATCTAGCGAGCCCCTTCGTCCTCGATAACGAAGCGCTGAAATATATTGATTACGACCTTGACGTGAAGGTCTTCAAAGATGGAGAAAAAAAATTACTCGATGTTGAAGAATATGAACGCCACCGCCGCAAAATGCACTATCCAAAAGAAATTGATCATATTCTAAAAGAAAATGTCAAAATTCTTGTTGACTGGATTAACAATGAAAAAGGACCTTTTTCTAAAGAGTACGTCGAGATTTGGTACAATCGTTATCATCAGTTAAAAAAAAAGTTACTGACTTTCTGTCAGTAA
- the nrdF gene encoding class 1b ribonucleoside-diphosphate reductase subunit beta, protein MSETENLTVPTYYSAIDWNSIEDSIDKYTWEKLTSQFWLDTRVPVSNDLDDWRKLPQLERDTFAKAFAGLTLLDTLQSVDGAEVLKHDARTPQEIACFNNIQFMESVHAKSYSTIFSTLNTKKEIEELFNWVDTNVYMQTKAEIINKIYESGTPLQKKVASVFLETCLFYSGFYTPLRYLGNNKMINSAEIIKLIIRDESVHGTYIGYKFQLGFNELSEDEQGEFRDWMYELLYQLYENEEKYSHLLYDKVGWTDEALTFLRYNANKALMNLGQDPLFPDTAADVNPVVMNGISTSSSNHDFFSQVGNSYLLGEVEAMSDEDYEI, encoded by the coding sequence ATGTCTGAAACTGAAAATCTTACTGTCCCCACTTATTACAGTGCCATTGACTGGAATTCTATTGAGGATTCTATTGACAAATATACTTGGGAAAAATTAACAAGTCAATTTTGGTTAGATACTCGTGTTCCTGTATCTAACGATTTAGATGATTGGCGTAAACTTCCTCAATTGGAACGTGATACCTTTGCTAAGGCCTTTGCTGGTTTGACATTGCTTGATACTTTGCAATCTGTTGATGGTGCTGAAGTGCTCAAACATGATGCAAGAACACCTCAAGAAATTGCCTGTTTCAACAATATTCAATTTATGGAATCTGTTCATGCAAAGTCTTATTCAACAATTTTTTCAACTCTAAACACGAAAAAAGAAATTGAAGAACTTTTTAATTGGGTAGATACCAATGTTTATATGCAAACAAAAGCCGAAATCATCAATAAAATTTATGAATCTGGTACTCCTTTGCAAAAGAAAGTGGCTTCTGTTTTCCTTGAAACTTGCCTCTTCTACTCTGGTTTCTATACCCCTTTGCGCTATCTTGGAAATAACAAAATGATTAACTCAGCGGAAATTATTAAATTAATTATTCGTGATGAGTCAGTTCACGGTACTTATATTGGTTACAAATTCCAACTTGGTTTTAATGAGTTATCTGAAGATGAGCAAGGTGAATTCCGTGATTGGATGTATGAATTGCTTTATCAACTTTATGAAAATGAAGAAAAATATTCGCATTTACTTTATGACAAAGTCGGTTGGACTGATGAAGCTTTAACTTTCTTGCGTTATAATGCCAATAAAGCTTTGATGAATCTTGGACAAGATCCACTTTTCCCTGATACCGCAGCAGACGTTAACCCAGTGGTTATGAATGGAATTTCAACTTCGTCATCAAACCACGACTTCTTCTCACAAGTTGGTAATTCATACCTTCTTGGTGAAGTGGAAGCCATGTCTGATGAAGATTATGAGATCTAA
- a CDS encoding redoxin NrdH, whose product MVTVYSKNNCMQCKMVKKWLSEHEIAFDEINIDEQPEFVEKVIEMGFRAAPVITKDDFAFSGFRPSELAKLA is encoded by the coding sequence ATGGTTACAGTCTATTCTAAAAACAATTGTATGCAATGCAAAATGGTCAAAAAATGGCTCTCAGAACATGAAATTGCCTTCGATGAAATCAATATCGATGAACAACCTGAATTTGTTGAAAAAGTGATTGAAATGGGATTTCGTGCTGCACCTGTCATTACTAAAGATGACTTTGCCTTCTCTGGTTTCCGTCCTAGCGAATTAGCAAAGTTGGCTTAA
- the nrdE gene encoding class 1b ribonucleoside-diphosphate reductase subunit alpha: MSLKQLKDVTYFKLNNEINIPVNGSIPLAKDKEAITAFFKENVEPNRYEADTYIDKLNWLVKEEYLEAEFLEKYKPEFITNLRKELSKFEFHFDSFMAAYKFYNQYAMKNNDGSLYLEDFEDRVLMNALYMADGDEKLANNLAFAMINRRYQPATPTFLNAGRKRRGEFVSCFLLQLTDDMNSIGRTINSALQLSKNGGGVGLNLTNLRAAGAPIKGYDGVAAGVVPVMKLFEDAFSYANQLGQRQGAGVVYLSLFHPDIMEFLSTKKENADEKIRVKTLSLGVTVPDKFYELVKKGETMYLFEPYFVEKYYGKPFAEVDITAEYDKMVANPEIRKTPINARELEQELSKLQQESGYPYIVNVDTVNQANPVDGVISMSNLCSEILQVQTPSVLNDDQTYKVVGTDVACNLGSTNVLNMMTSSNEFGTSIEAMVRALTFISETSNLDTVPTVRKGNDEMHAIGLGAMGLHSFLAQNQIHYDSKEAVEFTSVYFMLLNYYTLVASNKLAVEKGSSFKNFEKSAYADGSYFDKYLTHDYFAAVSPKVQELFKGIAVPTIEDWTALRDTVKTSGLYNSYRMAVAPNGSISYINDCSSSIHPIVNRIEERQEKKVGKIYYPAAGLATETIPYYKSAYDTDMRAVIDVYAAATEHVDQGLSLTLFMRSTLPEGLYEWKVANNKMTTRDLSILRNYAYKKGIKTIYYIRTFTDDQEEVGANQCESCVI, translated from the coding sequence ATGTCTCTAAAACAACTTAAAGATGTAACTTATTTCAAGCTTAATAACGAGATTAATATTCCCGTTAATGGTAGCATTCCTCTTGCTAAAGATAAAGAAGCAATTACTGCTTTTTTTAAAGAAAATGTCGAACCTAATCGTTATGAAGCCGATACATATATCGATAAACTCAATTGGCTCGTTAAAGAAGAATATCTAGAAGCTGAGTTTCTTGAAAAATATAAACCCGAATTCATTACCAATCTTCGGAAAGAATTGAGTAAATTTGAATTTCATTTTGATTCATTTATGGCTGCTTACAAATTTTATAATCAATATGCCATGAAAAACAATGACGGTTCTCTCTATCTTGAAGATTTTGAAGATCGTGTGTTAATGAATGCTTTATACATGGCTGACGGCGATGAAAAATTAGCTAATAATCTTGCTTTTGCAATGATTAATCGTCGTTATCAACCTGCGACTCCGACTTTTCTAAATGCTGGACGTAAGCGTCGTGGTGAATTTGTTTCTTGTTTCCTTCTACAATTAACTGATGATATGAATTCAATTGGACGAACAATTAACTCTGCCTTGCAACTTTCTAAAAATGGTGGTGGTGTTGGTCTGAACCTGACTAATTTACGTGCTGCTGGTGCACCTATCAAAGGTTACGATGGAGTGGCAGCTGGTGTCGTTCCTGTCATGAAACTTTTTGAAGACGCCTTTTCTTATGCCAATCAATTGGGACAACGTCAAGGTGCTGGTGTTGTTTATTTATCACTATTCCATCCAGATATTATGGAATTCTTGTCCACTAAAAAAGAAAATGCGGATGAAAAAATTCGTGTTAAAACACTCTCTCTTGGGGTTACTGTTCCTGATAAATTCTATGAATTGGTTAAAAAGGGAGAAACAATGTATCTCTTTGAGCCATATTTTGTTGAAAAATATTATGGTAAACCTTTTGCCGAAGTCGATATTACAGCTGAATATGACAAAATGGTAGCCAATCCAGAAATTCGTAAAACACCGATTAATGCCCGTGAACTTGAACAAGAACTTTCAAAACTTCAACAAGAATCTGGTTATCCTTACATCGTAAATGTTGACACAGTCAATCAAGCTAACCCTGTTGATGGTGTAATTTCAATGTCTAACCTTTGTTCTGAAATTTTGCAAGTCCAAACGCCTTCTGTTTTGAACGATGACCAAACTTATAAGGTTGTTGGAACTGACGTCGCTTGTAACTTGGGTTCAACTAATGTTTTGAATATGATGACTTCTAGCAATGAATTTGGAACTTCTATCGAAGCAATGGTTCGCGCTTTAACTTTCATCTCCGAAACTTCAAATCTCGATACTGTTCCAACTGTTCGTAAAGGTAATGATGAAATGCATGCGATTGGGCTTGGAGCAATGGGCTTACATTCTTTCTTAGCACAAAATCAAATTCATTATGACAGCAAAGAAGCCGTTGAATTTACTAGTGTTTATTTCATGTTGTTAAACTATTATACTTTAGTGGCTTCAAATAAATTAGCTGTTGAAAAAGGGTCTAGCTTCAAGAATTTTGAAAAATCTGCCTATGCTGATGGTTCTTATTTTGATAAATATTTAACACATGATTATTTTGCAGCTGTCTCTCCTAAAGTTCAAGAACTTTTCAAAGGGATTGCTGTTCCAACAATCGAGGATTGGACTGCTTTACGTGACACAGTAAAAACTTCTGGACTCTATAATTCATATCGTATGGCAGTGGCTCCAAATGGTTCTATTTCTTATATCAATGACTGTTCTTCTTCTATTCACCCAATTGTCAATCGCATCGAAGAACGTCAAGAAAAGAAAGTTGGGAAAATTTATTATCCAGCTGCTGGACTTGCCACTGAAACAATTCCTTATTACAAATCAGCTTATGATACAGATATGCGTGCAGTAATTGACGTTTATGCAGCTGCTACAGAACATGTTGACCAAGGTTTGTCACTCACTTTATTTATGCGTTCAACTTTACCTGAAGGTCTCTATGAATGGAAAGTGGCAAATAATAAAATGACAACTCGTGACTTGTCTATTTTGCGTAACTATGCTTACAAAAAAGGAATCAAAACAATTTACTACATTCGTACATTTACTGACGACCAAGAAGAAGTCGGTGCTAACCAATGTGAAAGTTGCGTTATTTAA
- the prfB gene encoding peptide chain release factor 2 — protein sequence MELSEIRNLLEGYAEKINGFRESLDLERLEEEIALLENDMAQPEFWNDQAAAQKVIDESNALKAKYDNYQAMNNMLEEAQTMLEMLQEEADEEMQAELEEMTIALGQKIESYELEIMLNQPYDHMNAVLEIHPGSGGTESQDWGSMLMRMYTRWGEAHGFKVEILDYQDGDVAGLKSVALRFVGRNAYGFLRGEKGVHRLVRISPFDSANRRHTSFTSVDVMPEWDDSIEVDVRDADVKMDTFRSGGAGGQNVNKVSTGVRLTHIPTGIVVQSTMDRTQYGNRDKAMAMLKSKLYQLEMDKKQAEVDELRGDQSEISWGSQIRSYVFMPYQLVKDTRTGYETGQISNVMDGELDGFINAYLRWNL from the coding sequence ATGGAATTATCAGAAATTAGAAATTTACTTGAAGGATATGCTGAGAAGATTAATGGCTTTCGGGAATCATTAGATCTTGAGCGTTTGGAAGAAGAAATAGCTCTTTTAGAAAACGATATGGCACAACCTGAATTTTGGAATGATCAAGCAGCGGCTCAAAAAGTGATTGATGAATCAAATGCTTTGAAAGCCAAGTATGACAATTATCAAGCGATGAATAATATGCTTGAGGAAGCGCAAACGATGCTTGAGATGCTTCAAGAAGAAGCTGACGAAGAGATGCAAGCTGAGTTAGAGGAAATGACAATTGCGCTCGGTCAAAAAATTGAATCTTATGAGCTTGAAATTATGCTCAATCAACCTTATGACCATATGAATGCTGTTCTTGAAATTCACCCAGGTTCTGGGGGAACAGAGTCGCAGGACTGGGGCTCAATGTTGATGCGGATGTACACTCGTTGGGGCGAAGCACATGGATTTAAGGTTGAAATTCTCGACTATCAAGACGGAGATGTTGCCGGATTGAAATCAGTTGCCCTTCGATTTGTTGGACGAAATGCTTATGGTTTTTTGCGAGGAGAAAAAGGAGTACATCGTTTAGTACGTATTTCACCTTTTGATTCAGCCAATCGTCGTCATACTTCATTTACCTCAGTTGATGTGATGCCTGAGTGGGACGATTCTATTGAAGTAGATGTTCGTGATGCCGATGTTAAAATGGATACTTTCCGTTCGGGTGGAGCTGGTGGACAAAATGTCAATAAAGTCTCTACTGGTGTGCGTTTGACTCACATCCCAACGGGAATTGTTGTGCAATCTACAATGGATAGAACGCAATATGGTAACCGGGATAAAGCGATGGCTATGCTGAAATCGAAACTCTATCAATTAGAAATGGATAAAAAGCAAGCTGAAGTTGATGAACTTCGTGGTGACCAATCAGAAATTTCTTGGGGAAGTCAAATTCGTTCATACGTATTCATGCCTTATCAATTAGTTAAAGATACGCGTACTGGTTATGAAACTGGACAAATTTCAAATGTGATGGACGGAGAATTGGACGGGTTTATAAATGCCTATCTCCGTTGGAACTTGTAG
- a CDS encoding TetR/AcrR family transcriptional regulator, producing MNQTEKKKKAILETTFHLLNQKTIREITVDEIAHKADVSKVTLFKYFHSKNQLINQVIRQNLNQLSMEIKTLIESNLDFNQTYQAILQLKIQQLEHYQPIFSENMMTQYTNRPELLDDDALSLQKQIYLLLFQKGQAEGKISSDYSQEDFLLILSIFNSGMKGLSMNLLIEKAEIVSRFFLNGWK from the coding sequence ATGAATCAAACAGAAAAAAAGAAAAAAGCGATTCTAGAAACCACTTTTCACTTATTAAACCAAAAAACAATTAGAGAAATTACCGTTGACGAAATTGCCCACAAAGCAGACGTTTCAAAAGTGACACTCTTTAAATATTTTCATAGCAAAAATCAATTGATTAACCAGGTTATTAGGCAAAATCTCAATCAATTGTCTATGGAAATTAAAACTCTTATTGAAAGTAATTTAGATTTTAATCAGACTTATCAAGCAATTCTTCAATTAAAAATTCAGCAACTTGAACATTATCAGCCGATTTTTTCAGAAAACATGATGACTCAATATACAAATCGTCCTGAATTACTAGATGATGATGCCCTTTCTTTACAGAAGCAGATTTATCTATTACTTTTTCAAAAAGGCCAGGCGGAAGGAAAAATTTCTAGTGATTATAGCCAAGAAGATTTTCTTCTGATTTTAAGTATTTTCAATTCAGGAATGAAAGGTTTATCAATGAATTTACTTATAGAAAAAGCTGAAATCGTTTCTCGTTTTTTCCTCAATGGGTGGAAATAA
- the ftsX gene encoding permease-like cell division protein FtsX, with protein sequence MIRNFFKHLLESLKNLKRNGWMTVAAVSSVTITLVLVGLFLSVILNTSKISNGIENNVRIVAYMKLDVHDQETKIQDPKDNKKTINNPDHLKIYDSIKKVPNVKTVTFSSKEAQLKGLTKALGNNWNLFKGDANPLYDAYIVEADKPANVKSVTSKISKLSGIEKATYGGANTAKLFQIAQGIRTWGTAAAILLIFVAVFLISNTIRITILSRQREIQIMRLVGAKNGYIRWPFFLEGAWVGLLGSIIPGLIVAWAYRLAFVSLTPSLQSQKLEMYATNQFIPAIVGLMAVIGILIGSFGALLSMRRFLKI encoded by the coding sequence ATGATTAGAAATTTCTTCAAACACCTTTTGGAGTCGCTCAAAAACTTAAAACGTAATGGTTGGATGACAGTTGCGGCTGTTTCATCAGTAACAATTACTTTAGTTTTAGTTGGACTTTTCCTTTCAGTTATCTTGAATACTTCAAAAATATCTAATGGGATTGAAAACAATGTTCGGATTGTTGCCTACATGAAATTAGATGTTCATGATCAAGAGACAAAAATTCAAGATCCAAAAGATAATAAAAAAACAATCAATAATCCTGACCACCTGAAGATTTACGATTCAATCAAAAAAGTTCCTAATGTAAAAACTGTTACTTTTTCAAGTAAAGAAGCTCAGTTGAAAGGACTAACAAAGGCCTTAGGAAATAACTGGAATCTCTTTAAAGGTGATGCCAATCCACTTTACGATGCTTATATTGTTGAAGCTGATAAACCAGCAAATGTAAAATCAGTCACTTCAAAAATATCAAAACTTTCAGGAATTGAAAAAGCTACTTATGGTGGTGCAAATACTGCAAAACTTTTCCAAATTGCTCAGGGAATTCGAACTTGGGGAACTGCAGCGGCTATTCTGTTAATTTTCGTTGCTGTCTTCTTGATTTCTAACACCATTCGAATTACTATCCTATCAAGACAACGTGAAATTCAAATTATGCGTCTGGTTGGGGCTAAAAATGGTTATATCCGTTGGCCTTTCTTCTTGGAAGGCGCTTGGGTTGGACTTTTAGGTTCAATTATTCCAGGACTTATTGTTGCTTGGGCTTACCGCCTTGCTTTTGTTAGCTTGACACCAAGTCTTCAATCACAAAAGCTTGAAATGTATGCGACAAATCAATTCATTCCTGCAATAGTTGGATTGATGGCCGTGATTGGTATTTTGATTGGTTCATTTGGAGCCCTCTTATCAATGCGTCGTTTCCTTAAAATTTAA
- a CDS encoding ABC transporter permease, which translates to MKQPLYNTGVLFKTLIKRDWLKLVFWILGMLAFAASGAGKMEVASNPATASTLYTMFVKNPAMVGLFGPTPINNPTNYSLGPIFGQTMTLITGLTFAIISIIYVVKRSRKEEDDGITELFRSYSIGKLANTTALVMELLLLHLIMAVLLALSIEAQNVAGLNHLESNFLFAFTTSAQGFLWGMFALLFGQFFSEASTTKGMTFGLLGLLYIVRMLTDVTNLSIGWFNPLSWSYLAFPYVKGHENWLAVFLTFLLAFLILGISYILELKRDVGVGYFPERKARLHGKKGHFGFPGLVLNLEKKMIIGWLLASFVLGLVYGSMFGQMDQFISSNKTVKELFVGNETAASAIRGNFMVTLFSILSILIAAFGVILLTKMVSEERKNRLEALYALPLSRLKVYSTYLLTAILSVILAQFLALFGIFIELLGNKNALSFLEIMKSGMIWLVAVIFVLAILSLLLGLVPRLAELIWVYLAFLLFMTYLGKLLSLPKWLENLSIYNYITKLPVEKMNLPTVLFILILSVLLILLGFGAYRRRDLITG; encoded by the coding sequence ATGAAACAACCACTTTATAATACAGGAGTTTTATTTAAGACTTTGATAAAAAGGGATTGGCTTAAGTTAGTTTTCTGGATTTTAGGCATGCTTGCTTTTGCTGCTTCAGGGGCAGGGAAAATGGAAGTTGCCTCGAATCCGGCGACGGCTAGTACTCTTTATACAATGTTTGTCAAAAATCCAGCAATGGTCGGATTATTTGGACCAACTCCAATAAATAATCCAACTAATTATAGTCTGGGGCCGATTTTTGGTCAAACCATGACTTTAATTACGGGGCTGACTTTCGCTATCATTTCGATTATTTATGTTGTTAAGCGAAGCAGAAAAGAAGAAGATGATGGGATTACAGAACTTTTTCGGTCTTACTCTATTGGAAAATTGGCAAATACGACTGCTTTGGTCATGGAACTTTTGCTCTTACATTTAATAATGGCTGTCTTATTAGCTCTTTCAATAGAGGCCCAAAACGTGGCTGGCTTGAATCATTTAGAAAGTAATTTTCTATTTGCTTTCACAACAAGTGCTCAGGGTTTCCTTTGGGGAATGTTTGCTTTACTTTTCGGTCAATTTTTCTCTGAAGCAAGTACAACTAAAGGGATGACATTCGGTTTACTGGGTTTGTTATATATTGTTCGAATGCTAACAGATGTAACAAATCTTTCCATAGGTTGGTTCAATCCTCTGTCTTGGTCTTATCTAGCTTTTCCTTATGTTAAAGGTCATGAAAATTGGTTAGCTGTCTTTTTGACTTTTCTCTTAGCTTTTCTAATTTTAGGAATATCCTATATTCTAGAGCTTAAAAGAGATGTGGGAGTGGGGTATTTTCCCGAAAGAAAGGCGCGACTTCATGGGAAAAAGGGACATTTCGGATTTCCGGGTCTCGTTTTGAATCTTGAAAAAAAGATGATTATCGGTTGGCTTTTGGCAAGTTTTGTTCTGGGCTTAGTTTATGGTTCAATGTTTGGACAAATGGACCAATTTATTTCAAGTAATAAAACCGTTAAGGAGCTTTTTGTTGGGAATGAAACGGCAGCGAGTGCGATTAGAGGAAACTTCATGGTCACTCTGTTTTCGATATTGTCAATCTTAATCGCAGCGTTTGGTGTAATTTTACTGACAAAAATGGTGAGCGAGGAAAGAAAAAATCGTCTGGAAGCTCTTTATGCTTTACCACTTTCACGACTAAAAGTGTATTCCACTTATTTACTGACAGCTATTCTGTCAGTAATTTTAGCTCAGTTTTTAGCGCTTTTTGGAATATTTATTGAACTGTTGGGTAATAAAAATGCTTTGAGCTTCTTAGAAATTATGAAATCTGGCATGATTTGGCTTGTTGCTGTCATATTTGTTTTAGCAATACTTAGTCTGTTACTTGGGCTTGTGCCTCGTTTGGCAGAATTAATTTGGGTATATCTTGCTTTCTTACTTTTTATGACTTATCTTGGAAAATTATTATCTTTGCCAAAATGGCTTGAAAATTTAAGCATTTATAACTATATTACTAAATTGCCAGTTGAGAAAATGAATCTTCCTACCGTTTTATTCATATTAATTTTATCTGTCTTATTAATTTTACTTGGCTTTGGAGCTTATAGAAGACGCGATTTAATCACGGGGTAA
- a CDS encoding metallophosphoesterase: MTKKRRLAVISDFHMDSNHFSQEEIDIFLSLLKDLKITDLHFAGDISNDFHGISEPFFKQIELLTELSVTYNLGNHDMVGLSEEEISVSNFQVKNFASTAFVSFHGWYDYSFMTGKIDIKKIIAFKNSFYFDRKIHRQFDDIKITNLELQKLEKLLTELSANPKIDRIIVSTHFVPHQQFIINTRYEKFARFNAYLGSQHFHETFKKFPKISDVVFGHLHQRRLPLTFDKVLYHAHPLGYPYEWQMINHFLEEYPQYQIAENWHLRKRYNAIRKSSDWLKFRKAHLREEFQSALTIFDLDD, translated from the coding sequence ATGACTAAAAAAAGACGCTTGGCTGTGATTTCTGATTTTCATATGGATTCTAATCATTTTTCTCAAGAAGAAATTGATATTTTTCTGTCTCTTTTAAAGGATTTAAAGATTACAGATTTACATTTTGCTGGTGATATTTCAAATGATTTTCACGGAATTTCCGAACCATTTTTCAAGCAAATAGAATTACTGACAGAGCTGTCAGTCACTTACAATCTTGGAAATCACGATATGGTTGGTCTTTCTGAAGAAGAAATTTCTGTCAGTAATTTTCAAGTAAAAAATTTTGCTTCTACTGCTTTTGTCAGTTTCCACGGTTGGTATGATTATTCTTTCATGACTGGAAAAATTGATATAAAAAAAATCATAGCTTTTAAAAATTCATTTTATTTTGATAGAAAAATTCATCGTCAATTTGATGATATCAAGATAACAAATCTTGAATTACAGAAATTAGAAAAGTTACTGACAGAACTATCAGCAAATCCTAAGATTGATAGAATTATTGTCAGTACTCATTTCGTTCCTCATCAGCAATTTATCATTAATACTCGTTATGAAAAATTTGCTCGATTTAATGCCTACTTAGGTTCGCAACATTTTCATGAAACCTTTAAGAAATTTCCCAAAATCAGTGATGTTGTTTTTGGTCATCTTCATCAAAGACGCCTGCCATTAACTTTTGATAAAGTCCTCTATCACGCTCATCCACTAGGCTATCCTTATGAGTGGCAGATGATTAATCACTTTTTAGAAGAATATCCGCAGTATCAAATTGCCGAAAACTGGCATTTGCGCAAAAGATACAATGCGATCCGCAAAAGTTCCGATTGGTTAAAATTTCGTAAAGCCCATTTGCGGGAAGAATTTCAGTCTGCCTTGACAATTTTTGACTTGGATGACTAA
- the nrdI gene encoding class Ib ribonucleoside-diphosphate reductase assembly flavoprotein NrdI has product MKLAYFSVTGQTRRFVSKTNLPNVEISPDHDIEMNEPFLLITPSYAEESPTVSKSIDVMDPVFDFMAYNDNYKHCLGIIGTGNRNFAGIYIFTAKELSAKYQIPLLYDFEFNGTPADVAAVEKLTTQLDKGAKVTFKNPL; this is encoded by the coding sequence ATGAAACTTGCTTATTTCAGTGTGACTGGGCAAACACGTCGCTTTGTTTCCAAAACAAACTTACCAAATGTCGAAATCAGTCCTGACCATGATATAGAAATGAATGAACCTTTTCTTTTGATAACGCCAAGTTATGCCGAAGAATCTCCAACTGTTTCTAAATCAATAGATGTTATGGACCCTGTTTTTGACTTTATGGCTTATAATGATAATTATAAACATTGTCTAGGAATTATTGGTACAGGAAATCGTAATTTCGCAGGTATTTATATTTTTACTGCTAAAGAACTCTCTGCAAAATACCAAATTCCGCTTTTATATGATTTTGAGTTTAATGGTACACCAGCCGATGTTGCTGCTGTCGAAAAACTCACTACACAGCTTGACAAAGGAGCGAAAGTCACCTTCAAAAATCCGCTGTGA
- the ftsE gene encoding cell division ATP-binding protein FtsE, producing MSIIKLSNVSKKYSNGTTALRNISLEIEPGEFTYIVGPSGAGKSTFIKLLYRELKIDRGSGTVAQYDLSKLKRRDVPMLRRSVGVVFQDYKLLPKKTVFENISYAMEVIGKSPREIKKRVNEVLDLVGLKHKIRSFPNELSGGEQQRVAIARSIANAPKVLIADEPTGNLDPENSWEIMNLLEKINLQGTTILMATHNSQIVNTLKHRVIAIENGRIVRDQEEGVYGYDD from the coding sequence ATGAGTATTATAAAATTAAGCAATGTTTCCAAGAAATATTCTAATGGAACAACGGCTTTGCGTAATATCTCGCTTGAAATTGAGCCGGGAGAATTTACCTATATCGTTGGTCCATCAGGAGCCGGGAAATCGACCTTTATCAAACTACTTTATCGTGAATTAAAGATTGACCGTGGTTCTGGAACAGTTGCGCAATATGATTTATCTAAATTAAAACGTCGTGATGTGCCAATGCTTCGTCGCTCTGTTGGAGTTGTTTTCCAAGACTATAAACTTTTGCCAAAGAAAACTGTTTTTGAAAATATCTCTTACGCCATGGAAGTTATTGGGAAAAGTCCTCGTGAAATTAAAAAACGAGTGAATGAAGTGCTTGACCTTGTTGGTCTGAAACACAAAATTCGTTCATTTCCAAATGAACTCTCAGGTGGGGAACAGCAGCGTGTAGCAATTGCTCGTTCAATTGCCAATGCACCAAAAGTATTGATTGCTGATGAACCTACAGGGAACTTAGACCCTGAAAACTCTTGGGAAATCATGAATCTGCTTGAAAAAATTAATCTTCAAGGGACAACCATTTTGATGGCAACCCACAATAGCCAAATCGTTAACACTTTAAAACATCGTGTTATCGCAATTGAAAACGGACGAATTGTCCGCGACCAAGAGGAAGGAGTTTACGGCTACGATGATTAG